In Atribacterota bacterium, the genomic window TCCCCAATTTTTTGCGTTCCTGGTGAGGGAACCATACCCACCGAAAGGATAACTGCATCATATCCTGAGGGCTCCTCGCCAGAGTTCCCTTCTAAAATCAAGAAAATCTTTCCGTCCTTTTCCTTCGCTTCAAAAGGCATTTGCCGTACCAGCCGAATTTTCTTTGTTGTTTCCCAAAGTTTCTCGGTCTTCTTTCCGACTATCTGGAGATCCATGTAGTAAAAGTCGATTTCCAGCTGAGGATACAGAAAGAGTAAATCCTCAGACAGACGCAGAGCATAGCGGCAGCACACTTGAGAACAGTATCCACGTTTCTCTTTAACGTTTCTTGAACCAACGCACTGTACAAATGCTATTCTCCTCCAGTGGGCAAACTTTTGAAAAATACCCTGGTTTAGACTCGTTTCAATTTCAAATCCGGTATAAATATTTGGGAACTTTTTCCAACCTAAATTGGGTAATTCTCGAGCATCAAAAGGGGAAGCACCAGTGGCAACAACGAGAGCCCTTCCATTGAGAACTTCTCGATTGGTAAACAGGAAAAACATTTCTGCTTTCTTTTGCACTTCCTGAACCGTCCGCCCA contains:
- a CDS encoding FAD-dependent oxidoreductase, with the translated sequence MDFDVLILGGGVAGLKTAEYLQSDFRVAVLEEERSPGGLALQLGCKATSECLYCGVCRALSVKRKKPEFPVFSGRTVQEVQKKAEMFFLFTNREVLNGRALVVATGASPFDARELPNLGWKKFPNIYTGFEIETSLNQGIFQKFAHWRRIAFVQCVGSRNVKEKRGYCSQVCCRYALRLSEDLLFLYPQLEIDFYYMDLQIVGKKTEKLWETTKKIRLVRQMPFEAKEKDGKIFLILEGNSGEEPSGYDAVILSVGMVPSPGTQKIGEMLRLNFTPEGFIRDYGEGTTSQERVFVCGTACGPRDIEGSLHSAWQVSQRVRKTIGRIKL